A single Nomascus leucogenys isolate Asia chromosome 14, Asia_NLE_v1, whole genome shotgun sequence DNA region contains:
- the SEPTIN4 gene encoding septin-4 isoform X1 encodes MGSTQKGTIYQMVKTNKPAAKVAVSAQRGSEVTTNTSPQQGHGYILASSHQSAAVSLNPSHRRSEAAHPTTPHSASDYPRSVSLQSGPGHYAVPTPRGTETGPRTESSRRSSPHLKSQQTQTLASHASSRQRNVSRPREEAARRGGESKSGREVGHHASPIPDAKSTRRLSFQDQKDNLQSQILEDDPPSKVQNPQGVRVPRRILSYPKDEAVQTEPIQRITTTNETRSPRSPSLPEHKSSCVSADYQTAQRRVPVEESETGPYGSIPSKPKALCRNMNFDSSPKLSVLKDSDGVHRVSARVDPGSLHEYSVYPETKPSAKILVSSQVESNVRAPIRGNSEVGRRVTISPGVQSVEPTHHVTARSVSEGSHKSSMFVTPEPIYKQQTQKPPETTYMSQGPTPRYPELSQNPSIHAELELTPRPLPPRSLPRYGPDSSWWPLLNPEVETPQSQPTTPDFEPKCSPSLELLLSGLKIDSSPFCEDLKFQREKASLSPPSPPKEFPSWALLSEVPPKHTCKQPIQRFSAFFLDVSEEMYNRVIWWLKDEEIKRFLEDTTDDGELSKFVKDFSGNESCHPPEAKTWASRPQVPEPRPQAPDLYDDDLEFRPPSWPQSSDNQQYFCAPAPLSPSARPRSPWGKLDPYDSSEDDKEYVGFATLPNQVHRKSVKKGFDFTLMVAGESGLGKSTLVNSLFLTDLYRDRKLLGAEERIMQTVEITKHAVDIEEKGVRLRLTIVDTPGFGDAVNNTECWKPVAEYIDQQFEQYFRDESGLNRKNIQDNRVHCCLYFISPFGHGLRPLDVEFMKALHQRVNIVPILAKADTLTPPEVDRKKRKIREEIEHFGIKIYQFPDCDSDEDEDFKLQDQALKESIPFAVIGSNTVVEARGRRVRGRLYPWGIVEVENPGHCDFVKLRTMLVRTHMQDLKDVTRETHYENYRAQCIQSMTRLVVKERNRNKLTRESGTDFPIPAVPPGTDPETEKLIREKDEELRRMQEMLHKIQKQMKETY; translated from the exons ATGGGATCTACTCAGAAGGGCACAATCTATCAGATGGTCAAGACAAATAAACCTGCGGCCAAGGTAGCGGTTTCAGCACAGAGAGGGTCTGAGGTTACTACAAACACATCCCCTCAGCAGGGACATGGGTACATTCTTGCCTCAAGCCATCAAAGTGCTGCAGTTTCCCTGAACCCTTCCCACCGAAGATCAGAAGCTGCACATCCCACCACTCCCCATTCGGCATCAGACTATCCTCGATCTGTCTCCCTCCAGTCAGGACCTGGACACTATGCAGTACCCACTCCTCGGGGAACTGAGACTGGACCAAGAACAGAATCATCCCGCCGTTCCTCTCCTCATCTAAAGAGCCAGCAAACTCAGACACTGGCTTCCCATGCTTCAAGCAGACAACGGAATGTTAGTCGACCCAGAGAGGAAGCAGCACGAAGAGGCGGTGAGAGCAAGTCAGGGCGCGAGGTCGGCCATCATGCTTCACCAATCCCAGATGCCAAATCTACTCGTCGGTTGAGTTTTCAAGACCAGAAGGATAACTTACAATCACAAATCTTAGAAGATGACCCACCATCCAAGGTCCAGAACCCCCAAGGAGTCAGAGTTCCCCGTAGGATTTTGTCTTACCCAAAGGATGAAGCAGTACAAACTGAGCCCATCCAAAGAATTACGACTACTAACGAGACCAGATCTCCAAGGAGTCCCTCTCTCCCAGAGCACAAAAGCAGCTGTGTCTCTGCAGACTATCAGACAGCCCAGAGAAGGGTCCCTGTAGAAGAATCAGAAACAGGTCCTTACGGTTCAATTCCTTCAAAACCCAAGGCCTTGTGTAGGAATATGAACTTCGACTCATCGCCCAAACTCTCTGTCCTTAAAGATTCTGATGGTGTACACCGAGTTTCTGCACGGGTAGACCCGGGGTCTCTTCACGAGTATTCTGTCTATCCTGAAACCAAGCCCTCCGCAAAGATCTTAGTATCATCACAGGTGGAGTCCAATGTGAGGGCCCCAATCCGAGGAAACAGCGAGGTTGGCCGCAGGGTCACCATCTCCCCAGGGGTACAGTCAGTAGAGCCAACTCACCATGTGACAGCTCGATCAGTGTCTGAGGGCTCCCACAAGTCATCCATGTTTGTCACTCCAGAGCCCATCTATAAACAGCAAACCCAAAAACCCCCAGAAACTACCTACATGTCCCAAGGACCTACACCCAGGTATCCAGAACTCTCGCAAAACCCCTCCATCCATGCAGAACTGGAACTGACCCCTCGGCCCTTGCCTCCTCGGTCCTTACCTAGGTATGGACCTGACTCCTCATGGTGGCCCTTGCTGAATCCTGAAGTTGAAACACCCCAAAGCCAGCCGACAACACCTGATTTTGAGCCTAAGTGTTCTCCTTCCCTAGAGCTTTTATTGTCCGGTTTAAAAATAGACTCTAGCCCTTTCTGTGAGGATCTGAAGTTCCAGAGAGAGAAGGCAAgcctatcaccaccatcaccaccaaagGAGTTTCCAAGTTGGGCACTACTGAGTGAAGTGCCACCCAAGCACACCTGCAAACAACCCATTCAAAGGTTTAGTGCTTTCTTCCTGG ATGTCTCTGAGGAAAtgtacaatcgtgtcatctggtGGCTAAAAG ATGAGGAG ATCAAGCGTTTCCTGGAGGACACCACGGATGATGGAGAACTTAGCAAGTTCGTGAAGGATTTCTCAGGAAATGAGAGCTGCCACCCACCAGAGGCTAAGACCTGGGCATCCAGGCCCCAAGTCCCGGAGCCAAGGCCCCAGGCCCCGGACCTCTATGATGATGACCTGGAGTTCAGACCCCCCTCGTGGCCCCAGTCCTCTGACAACCAGCAGTACTTCTGTGCCCCAGCCCCTCTCAGCCCATCTGCCAGGCCCCGCAGCCCATGGGGCAAGCTTGATCCCTATGATTCCTCTGAG GATGACAAGGAGTATGTGGGCTTTGCAACCCTCCCCAACCAAGTCCACCGAAAGTCCGTGAAGAAAGGCTTTGACTTTACCCTCATGGTGGCAG GAGAGTCTGGCCTGGGCAAATCCACACTTGTCAATAGCCTCTTCCTCACTGATCTGTACCGGGACCGGAAACTCCTTGGTGCTGAAG AGCGGATCATGCAAACTGTGGAGATCACTAAGCATGCAGTGGACATAGAAGAGAAGGGTGTGAGGCTGCGGCTCACCATTGTGGATACACCAGGTTTTGGGGATGCAGTCAACAACACAGAGTG CTGGAAGCCTGTGGCAGAATACATTGATCAGCAGTTTGAGCAGTATTTCCGAGATGAGAGTGGCCTGAACCGAAAGAACATCCAAGACAACAGGGTGCACTGCTGCCTGTACTTCATCTCGCCCTTCGGCCACGG GCTCCGGCCACTGGATGTTGAATTCATGAAGGCCCTGCATCAGCGGGTCAACATCGTGCCTATCCTGGCTAAGGCAGACACACTGACACCTCCCGAAGTGGACCGCAAGAAACGCAAA ATCCGGGAGGAGATTGAGCATTTTGGAATCAAGATCTATCAATTCCCAGACTGTGACTCTGATGAGGATGAGGACTTCAAATTGCAGGACCAAGCCCTAAAG GAAAGCATCCCATTTGCAGTAATTGGCAGCAACACTGTAGTAGAGGCCAGAGGGCGGCGAGTTCGGGGTCGACTCTACCCCTGGGGCATCGTGGAAG TGGAAAACCCAGGGCACTGCGACTTCGTGAAGCTGAGGACAATGCTGGTACGTACCCACATGCAGGACCTGAAGGATGTGACACGGGAGACACATTATGAGAACTACCGGGCACAGTGCATCCAGAGCATGACCCGCCTGGTGGTGAAGGAACGGAATCGCAA CAAACTGACTCGGGAAAGTGGTACCGACTTCCCCATCCCTGCTGTCCCACCGGGGACAGATCCAGAAACTGAGAAGCTTATCCGAGAGAAAGATGAGGAG CTGCGGCGGATGCAGGAGAtgctacacaaaatacaaaaacagatgaAGGAGACCTATTAA
- the SEPTIN4 gene encoding septin-4 isoform X3 → MIKRFLEDTTDDGELSKFVKDFSGNESCHPPEAKTWASRPQVPEPRPQAPDLYDDDLEFRPPSWPQSSDNQQYFCAPAPLSPSARPRSPWGKLDPYDSSEDDKEYVGFATLPNQVHRKSVKKGFDFTLMVAGESGLGKSTLVNSLFLTDLYRDRKLLGAEERIMQTVEITKHAVDIEEKGVRLRLTIVDTPGFGDAVNNTECWKPVAEYIDQQFEQYFRDESGLNRKNIQDNRVHCCLYFISPFGHGLRPLDVEFMKALHQRVNIVPILAKADTLTPPEVDRKKRKIREEIEHFGIKIYQFPDCDSDEDEDFKLQDQALKESIPFAVIGSNTVVEARGRRVRGRLYPWGIVEVENPGHCDFVKLRTMLVRTHMQDLKDVTRETHYENYRAQCIQSMTRLVVKERNRNKLTRESGTDFPIPAVPPGTDPETEKLIREKDEELRRMQEMLHKIQKQMKETY, encoded by the exons ATG ATCAAGCGTTTCCTGGAGGACACCACGGATGATGGAGAACTTAGCAAGTTCGTGAAGGATTTCTCAGGAAATGAGAGCTGCCACCCACCAGAGGCTAAGACCTGGGCATCCAGGCCCCAAGTCCCGGAGCCAAGGCCCCAGGCCCCGGACCTCTATGATGATGACCTGGAGTTCAGACCCCCCTCGTGGCCCCAGTCCTCTGACAACCAGCAGTACTTCTGTGCCCCAGCCCCTCTCAGCCCATCTGCCAGGCCCCGCAGCCCATGGGGCAAGCTTGATCCCTATGATTCCTCTGAG GATGACAAGGAGTATGTGGGCTTTGCAACCCTCCCCAACCAAGTCCACCGAAAGTCCGTGAAGAAAGGCTTTGACTTTACCCTCATGGTGGCAG GAGAGTCTGGCCTGGGCAAATCCACACTTGTCAATAGCCTCTTCCTCACTGATCTGTACCGGGACCGGAAACTCCTTGGTGCTGAAG AGCGGATCATGCAAACTGTGGAGATCACTAAGCATGCAGTGGACATAGAAGAGAAGGGTGTGAGGCTGCGGCTCACCATTGTGGATACACCAGGTTTTGGGGATGCAGTCAACAACACAGAGTG CTGGAAGCCTGTGGCAGAATACATTGATCAGCAGTTTGAGCAGTATTTCCGAGATGAGAGTGGCCTGAACCGAAAGAACATCCAAGACAACAGGGTGCACTGCTGCCTGTACTTCATCTCGCCCTTCGGCCACGG GCTCCGGCCACTGGATGTTGAATTCATGAAGGCCCTGCATCAGCGGGTCAACATCGTGCCTATCCTGGCTAAGGCAGACACACTGACACCTCCCGAAGTGGACCGCAAGAAACGCAAA ATCCGGGAGGAGATTGAGCATTTTGGAATCAAGATCTATCAATTCCCAGACTGTGACTCTGATGAGGATGAGGACTTCAAATTGCAGGACCAAGCCCTAAAG GAAAGCATCCCATTTGCAGTAATTGGCAGCAACACTGTAGTAGAGGCCAGAGGGCGGCGAGTTCGGGGTCGACTCTACCCCTGGGGCATCGTGGAAG TGGAAAACCCAGGGCACTGCGACTTCGTGAAGCTGAGGACAATGCTGGTACGTACCCACATGCAGGACCTGAAGGATGTGACACGGGAGACACATTATGAGAACTACCGGGCACAGTGCATCCAGAGCATGACCCGCCTGGTGGTGAAGGAACGGAATCGCAA CAAACTGACTCGGGAAAGTGGTACCGACTTCCCCATCCCTGCTGTCCCACCGGGGACAGATCCAGAAACTGAGAAGCTTATCCGAGAGAAAGATGAGGAG CTGCGGCGGATGCAGGAGAtgctacacaaaatacaaaaacagatgaAGGAGACCTATTAA
- the SEPTIN4 gene encoding septin-4 isoform X4 produces MDRSLGWQGNSVPEDRTEAGDDKEYVGFATLPNQVHRKSVKKGFDFTLMVAGESGLGKSTLVNSLFLTDLYRDRKLLGAEERIMQTVEITKHAVDIEEKGVRLRLTIVDTPGFGDAVNNTECWKPVAEYIDQQFEQYFRDESGLNRKNIQDNRVHCCLYFISPFGHGLRPLDVEFMKALHQRVNIVPILAKADTLTPPEVDRKKRKIREEIEHFGIKIYQFPDCDSDEDEDFKLQDQALKESIPFAVIGSNTVVEARGRRVRGRLYPWGIVEVENPGHCDFVKLRTMLVRTHMQDLKDVTRETHYENYRAQCIQSMTRLVVKERNRNKLTRESGTDFPIPAVPPGTDPETEKLIREKDEELRRMQEMLHKIQKQMKETY; encoded by the exons ATGGACCGTTCACTGGGATGGCAAGGGAATTCTGTCCCTGAGGATAGGACAGAAGCTGGG GATGACAAGGAGTATGTGGGCTTTGCAACCCTCCCCAACCAAGTCCACCGAAAGTCCGTGAAGAAAGGCTTTGACTTTACCCTCATGGTGGCAG GAGAGTCTGGCCTGGGCAAATCCACACTTGTCAATAGCCTCTTCCTCACTGATCTGTACCGGGACCGGAAACTCCTTGGTGCTGAAG AGCGGATCATGCAAACTGTGGAGATCACTAAGCATGCAGTGGACATAGAAGAGAAGGGTGTGAGGCTGCGGCTCACCATTGTGGATACACCAGGTTTTGGGGATGCAGTCAACAACACAGAGTG CTGGAAGCCTGTGGCAGAATACATTGATCAGCAGTTTGAGCAGTATTTCCGAGATGAGAGTGGCCTGAACCGAAAGAACATCCAAGACAACAGGGTGCACTGCTGCCTGTACTTCATCTCGCCCTTCGGCCACGG GCTCCGGCCACTGGATGTTGAATTCATGAAGGCCCTGCATCAGCGGGTCAACATCGTGCCTATCCTGGCTAAGGCAGACACACTGACACCTCCCGAAGTGGACCGCAAGAAACGCAAA ATCCGGGAGGAGATTGAGCATTTTGGAATCAAGATCTATCAATTCCCAGACTGTGACTCTGATGAGGATGAGGACTTCAAATTGCAGGACCAAGCCCTAAAG GAAAGCATCCCATTTGCAGTAATTGGCAGCAACACTGTAGTAGAGGCCAGAGGGCGGCGAGTTCGGGGTCGACTCTACCCCTGGGGCATCGTGGAAG TGGAAAACCCAGGGCACTGCGACTTCGTGAAGCTGAGGACAATGCTGGTACGTACCCACATGCAGGACCTGAAGGATGTGACACGGGAGACACATTATGAGAACTACCGGGCACAGTGCATCCAGAGCATGACCCGCCTGGTGGTGAAGGAACGGAATCGCAA CAAACTGACTCGGGAAAGTGGTACCGACTTCCCCATCCCTGCTGTCCCACCGGGGACAGATCCAGAAACTGAGAAGCTTATCCGAGAGAAAGATGAGGAG CTGCGGCGGATGCAGGAGAtgctacacaaaatacaaaaacagatgaAGGAGACCTATTAA
- the SEPTIN4 gene encoding septin-4 isoform X2 → MDRSLGWQGNSVPEDRTEAGIKRFLEDTTDDGELSKFVKDFSGNESCHPPEAKTWASRPQVPEPRPQAPDLYDDDLEFRPPSWPQSSDNQQYFCAPAPLSPSARPRSPWGKLDPYDSSEDDKEYVGFATLPNQVHRKSVKKGFDFTLMVAGESGLGKSTLVNSLFLTDLYRDRKLLGAEERIMQTVEITKHAVDIEEKGVRLRLTIVDTPGFGDAVNNTECWKPVAEYIDQQFEQYFRDESGLNRKNIQDNRVHCCLYFISPFGHGLRPLDVEFMKALHQRVNIVPILAKADTLTPPEVDRKKRKIREEIEHFGIKIYQFPDCDSDEDEDFKLQDQALKESIPFAVIGSNTVVEARGRRVRGRLYPWGIVEVENPGHCDFVKLRTMLVRTHMQDLKDVTRETHYENYRAQCIQSMTRLVVKERNRNKLTRESGTDFPIPAVPPGTDPETEKLIREKDEELRRMQEMLHKIQKQMKETY, encoded by the exons ATGGACCGTTCACTGGGATGGCAAGGGAATTCTGTCCCTGAGGATAGGACAGAAGCTGGG ATCAAGCGTTTCCTGGAGGACACCACGGATGATGGAGAACTTAGCAAGTTCGTGAAGGATTTCTCAGGAAATGAGAGCTGCCACCCACCAGAGGCTAAGACCTGGGCATCCAGGCCCCAAGTCCCGGAGCCAAGGCCCCAGGCCCCGGACCTCTATGATGATGACCTGGAGTTCAGACCCCCCTCGTGGCCCCAGTCCTCTGACAACCAGCAGTACTTCTGTGCCCCAGCCCCTCTCAGCCCATCTGCCAGGCCCCGCAGCCCATGGGGCAAGCTTGATCCCTATGATTCCTCTGAG GATGACAAGGAGTATGTGGGCTTTGCAACCCTCCCCAACCAAGTCCACCGAAAGTCCGTGAAGAAAGGCTTTGACTTTACCCTCATGGTGGCAG GAGAGTCTGGCCTGGGCAAATCCACACTTGTCAATAGCCTCTTCCTCACTGATCTGTACCGGGACCGGAAACTCCTTGGTGCTGAAG AGCGGATCATGCAAACTGTGGAGATCACTAAGCATGCAGTGGACATAGAAGAGAAGGGTGTGAGGCTGCGGCTCACCATTGTGGATACACCAGGTTTTGGGGATGCAGTCAACAACACAGAGTG CTGGAAGCCTGTGGCAGAATACATTGATCAGCAGTTTGAGCAGTATTTCCGAGATGAGAGTGGCCTGAACCGAAAGAACATCCAAGACAACAGGGTGCACTGCTGCCTGTACTTCATCTCGCCCTTCGGCCACGG GCTCCGGCCACTGGATGTTGAATTCATGAAGGCCCTGCATCAGCGGGTCAACATCGTGCCTATCCTGGCTAAGGCAGACACACTGACACCTCCCGAAGTGGACCGCAAGAAACGCAAA ATCCGGGAGGAGATTGAGCATTTTGGAATCAAGATCTATCAATTCCCAGACTGTGACTCTGATGAGGATGAGGACTTCAAATTGCAGGACCAAGCCCTAAAG GAAAGCATCCCATTTGCAGTAATTGGCAGCAACACTGTAGTAGAGGCCAGAGGGCGGCGAGTTCGGGGTCGACTCTACCCCTGGGGCATCGTGGAAG TGGAAAACCCAGGGCACTGCGACTTCGTGAAGCTGAGGACAATGCTGGTACGTACCCACATGCAGGACCTGAAGGATGTGACACGGGAGACACATTATGAGAACTACCGGGCACAGTGCATCCAGAGCATGACCCGCCTGGTGGTGAAGGAACGGAATCGCAA CAAACTGACTCGGGAAAGTGGTACCGACTTCCCCATCCCTGCTGTCCCACCGGGGACAGATCCAGAAACTGAGAAGCTTATCCGAGAGAAAGATGAGGAG CTGCGGCGGATGCAGGAGAtgctacacaaaatacaaaaacagatgaAGGAGACCTATTAA
- the SEPTIN4 gene encoding septin-4 isoform X5 encodes MVAGESGLGKSTLVNSLFLTDLYRDRKLLGAEERIMQTVEITKHAVDIEEKGVRLRLTIVDTPGFGDAVNNTECWKPVAEYIDQQFEQYFRDESGLNRKNIQDNRVHCCLYFISPFGHGLRPLDVEFMKALHQRVNIVPILAKADTLTPPEVDRKKRKIREEIEHFGIKIYQFPDCDSDEDEDFKLQDQALKESIPFAVIGSNTVVEARGRRVRGRLYPWGIVEVENPGHCDFVKLRTMLVRTHMQDLKDVTRETHYENYRAQCIQSMTRLVVKERNRNKLTRESGTDFPIPAVPPGTDPETEKLIREKDEELRRMQEMLHKIQKQMKETY; translated from the exons ATGGTGGCAG GAGAGTCTGGCCTGGGCAAATCCACACTTGTCAATAGCCTCTTCCTCACTGATCTGTACCGGGACCGGAAACTCCTTGGTGCTGAAG AGCGGATCATGCAAACTGTGGAGATCACTAAGCATGCAGTGGACATAGAAGAGAAGGGTGTGAGGCTGCGGCTCACCATTGTGGATACACCAGGTTTTGGGGATGCAGTCAACAACACAGAGTG CTGGAAGCCTGTGGCAGAATACATTGATCAGCAGTTTGAGCAGTATTTCCGAGATGAGAGTGGCCTGAACCGAAAGAACATCCAAGACAACAGGGTGCACTGCTGCCTGTACTTCATCTCGCCCTTCGGCCACGG GCTCCGGCCACTGGATGTTGAATTCATGAAGGCCCTGCATCAGCGGGTCAACATCGTGCCTATCCTGGCTAAGGCAGACACACTGACACCTCCCGAAGTGGACCGCAAGAAACGCAAA ATCCGGGAGGAGATTGAGCATTTTGGAATCAAGATCTATCAATTCCCAGACTGTGACTCTGATGAGGATGAGGACTTCAAATTGCAGGACCAAGCCCTAAAG GAAAGCATCCCATTTGCAGTAATTGGCAGCAACACTGTAGTAGAGGCCAGAGGGCGGCGAGTTCGGGGTCGACTCTACCCCTGGGGCATCGTGGAAG TGGAAAACCCAGGGCACTGCGACTTCGTGAAGCTGAGGACAATGCTGGTACGTACCCACATGCAGGACCTGAAGGATGTGACACGGGAGACACATTATGAGAACTACCGGGCACAGTGCATCCAGAGCATGACCCGCCTGGTGGTGAAGGAACGGAATCGCAA CAAACTGACTCGGGAAAGTGGTACCGACTTCCCCATCCCTGCTGTCCCACCGGGGACAGATCCAGAAACTGAGAAGCTTATCCGAGAGAAAGATGAGGAG CTGCGGCGGATGCAGGAGAtgctacacaaaatacaaaaacagatgaAGGAGACCTATTAA